A single genomic interval of Fibrobacter sp. UWB13 harbors:
- a CDS encoding radical SAM protein, whose translation MNVTFLNPPFHPMFSRESRSPCVTKSSTLYWPMFLSYAAGVCEADGNEIQLIDSPAMELDLPQTLEGIKKFGPELVICSTSTPSILNDLKVVHAIKQEMPNVKVAIMGTHATAEPLESMEMEPSLDYVVIGEADYTCRNLVRALRGDGAPVGQFAGLAYRTAEGKVDFQPEGPKIENLNEIPWVSKVYRKHLYSCYKKYFYGANLNPLIVILSGRGCPNHCSYCVIPQTLNGHKFRRRDPKDVVDELQYIKENFEDLGEVFFEDDTFTASHEHVRQICNLILERGLKITWSCNARADVPLDLLKLMKKAGGREMCVGFESASPEVLEKIHKGVKNTDKAIEFTKNARKAGLLVHGCFMVGNPGDTPETLRMTLDYAKKLNPNTAQFYPIMAYPGTEAYKEALASGALKSKDYSQWLDKDGFHRTTIQRGELTSQALVDFCDKARREFYLRPSYIISQGIMALKNPRERYRVLRGFGTLVKHLFRKHGELAPVARQAPTNKT comes from the coding sequence ATGAACGTTACTTTTTTAAATCCCCCCTTCCACCCGATGTTCAGTCGGGAATCTAGATCCCCATGTGTTACGAAGTCCAGTACGCTTTACTGGCCCATGTTTTTGAGCTATGCTGCCGGCGTTTGCGAAGCCGACGGTAACGAAATCCAGCTGATCGACAGTCCCGCCATGGAACTCGATCTTCCGCAAACGCTCGAAGGCATCAAGAAATTCGGTCCGGAACTCGTTATTTGCAGCACTAGCACCCCGAGTATTTTGAACGACCTCAAGGTAGTACATGCGATCAAGCAAGAAATGCCGAACGTGAAGGTCGCCATCATGGGTACGCACGCGACTGCAGAGCCGCTCGAATCCATGGAAATGGAACCGTCTTTGGACTACGTGGTGATTGGCGAAGCCGACTACACCTGTAGGAACCTTGTCCGCGCTCTCCGTGGCGATGGCGCTCCTGTCGGTCAGTTCGCAGGTCTTGCTTACCGCACCGCCGAAGGCAAGGTGGACTTCCAGCCCGAAGGCCCGAAGATTGAAAACCTGAACGAAATCCCGTGGGTCTCGAAGGTCTACCGCAAGCACCTTTACAGCTGCTACAAGAAGTATTTCTACGGCGCAAACCTGAACCCGCTTATCGTGATTCTCAGTGGCCGCGGTTGCCCGAACCACTGCAGCTACTGCGTGATTCCGCAGACGCTCAACGGTCACAAGTTCCGCCGCCGCGATCCGAAGGACGTTGTCGACGAACTCCAGTACATCAAGGAAAACTTCGAAGATTTAGGCGAAGTTTTCTTTGAAGACGATACGTTTACGGCAAGCCACGAACACGTGCGCCAGATTTGCAACTTGATTCTTGAACGAGGTCTCAAGATTACTTGGAGCTGCAACGCCCGCGCCGATGTGCCGCTCGATTTGCTCAAGCTCATGAAGAAGGCCGGTGGCCGCGAAATGTGCGTGGGCTTCGAAAGCGCCTCCCCCGAGGTTCTCGAAAAGATCCACAAGGGCGTGAAGAACACAGACAAGGCTATTGAATTTACGAAGAATGCCCGCAAGGCAGGACTCCTCGTTCACGGATGCTTCATGGTCGGTAACCCGGGCGACACGCCGGAAACTCTCCGCATGACGCTCGACTACGCCAAGAAGCTGAACCCGAACACAGCCCAGTTCTACCCCATCATGGCATACCCTGGCACCGAAGCTTACAAGGAAGCTCTCGCCAGTGGCGCTTTGAAGTCGAAGGATTACAGCCAGTGGCTCGACAAAGACGGTTTCCACCGTACCACGATCCAGCGCGGCGAACTCACAAGCCAGGCTCTCGTGGACTTCTGCGACAAGGCCCGCCGTGAATTCTACCTGCGTCCAAGCTACATCATTAGTCAGGGCATCATGGCGCTCAAGAACCCGCGTGAACGTTACCGCGTTCTCCGTGGATTCGGCACGCTGGTGAAGCACTTGTTCAGAAAGCATGGTGAACTCGCCCCGGTCGCAAGACAGGCTCCGACTAATAAGACGTAG
- a CDS encoding site-specific integrase, which produces MRFLDCALDYLKKDADELAPLTVRTYYWNLKKIALFEPGLECKDVTSETVRNYKRHLETLHHKEATVVKALSVFRIFCNKMKADGVIQGDPFENVKVGRAYSRRGFLTVRELKQLYLNYMDSRYALTRAEDDVMRVFLFSCFTGLRYGDLRSLDASEIFDWKIRKQMHKTGEAVYIPIPVQARLLLPNPLTSGRVFHVVDNSTFNRTLRKGAKKLGHYKHIHCHLARHTFATTCITIGIPLPATSKLLGHRNLDTTLIYAKYVDTFLDKEMKKFNRLK; this is translated from the coding sequence ATGCGTTTTTTGGACTGTGCGCTAGACTATTTAAAGAAGGATGCTGATGAACTCGCGCCTTTGACGGTACGCACGTATTATTGGAATTTAAAGAAAATAGCGCTTTTTGAGCCGGGGCTCGAATGCAAAGATGTGACTTCCGAAACGGTGCGGAATTACAAGCGTCATTTGGAAACGCTCCATCATAAGGAGGCGACTGTGGTCAAGGCGCTCTCGGTGTTCCGTATTTTTTGCAACAAGATGAAGGCTGATGGAGTGATTCAGGGTGACCCATTTGAAAATGTGAAAGTGGGGCGGGCTTACTCGCGCCGTGGATTTTTGACGGTGCGTGAACTGAAACAACTTTATTTGAATTACATGGATTCGCGTTATGCTTTGACGCGGGCAGAAGATGACGTGATGCGCGTGTTCCTGTTCAGCTGTTTTACGGGACTCCGTTACGGAGACTTGCGCTCGCTGGATGCCTCAGAAATTTTTGACTGGAAAATCCGTAAGCAAATGCACAAGACTGGCGAGGCGGTGTACATCCCGATTCCTGTGCAGGCACGACTGTTGCTCCCGAACCCGCTTACGTCTGGACGCGTGTTTCATGTCGTGGATAATTCGACGTTCAACCGCACACTACGCAAGGGGGCGAAAAAACTAGGGCATTACAAGCATATCCATTGCCACCTGGCGCGGCATACATTTGCAACAACATGCATCACGATAGGAATCCCGCTACCAGCAACGAGCAAACTTCTCGGCCACCGCAATTTGGACACAACGCTCATTTATGCAAAATACGTTGATACGTTTTTGGACAAAGAAATGAAAAAGTTTAATAGACTGAAATGA
- a CDS encoding GGDEF domain-containing protein: MNDIIQAVNICIDLFSLSILFLILVLLWVGHWRNDRLQYNFTGMIIAYHGVIITYAIIHFCDGELSAPVYTIVDLVSFASSALCIYYLSQYVIALLENKKCELHKNIHYMIYALCVLDFLLNVGVDISTGDITRDWTSNETIVSWLATGVWGILMTGIIIYYRKQFGLRTFIFFIIYFILPFIAGSAAPFVEGIRVDIVSVVFVIVCLFVGVQVSENTSHKMFEKLSFNDAMTGLFNRNYLVMHPDDVKRKLPCSYVMFDLNHLKEINDNYGHSNGDEYIRNFAEILKKILPENAEAIRTGGDEFLVIIPKFNRTKCEAFLNRFVEESRQTQVQGITESAAYGFAVRTSGVQTEDEVIASADKQMYLQKKASREGR; the protein is encoded by the coding sequence ATGAACGATATTATCCAGGCGGTAAACATCTGTATAGACTTGTTCAGCCTTTCCATATTGTTCCTCATTTTGGTTCTCCTCTGGGTCGGGCATTGGCGTAACGACAGGCTTCAGTACAACTTCACAGGCATGATAATCGCCTACCACGGCGTGATTATCACGTACGCCATCATCCACTTTTGCGACGGTGAACTTTCGGCCCCAGTTTATACCATTGTCGATTTAGTCAGCTTTGCTTCAAGCGCGCTGTGCATATACTATTTATCTCAATACGTCATTGCATTACTCGAAAACAAGAAATGCGAACTGCACAAAAACATACACTACATGATTTATGCGCTTTGCGTCCTTGACTTTTTGCTGAACGTCGGCGTAGACATCTCTACAGGCGACATTACCCGCGACTGGACTTCAAACGAGACAATCGTTTCTTGGCTTGCCACAGGCGTTTGGGGCATTCTCATGACGGGAATCATCATTTATTACCGCAAGCAGTTTGGACTACGGACTTTTATCTTCTTTATCATCTACTTTATTCTGCCCTTTATTGCAGGCTCGGCAGCTCCGTTTGTCGAAGGGATCCGCGTGGATATCGTCAGCGTGGTCTTCGTAATTGTCTGCCTTTTTGTCGGTGTTCAGGTCAGCGAAAACACATCGCATAAAATGTTCGAAAAGCTGAGTTTCAACGACGCCATGACGGGACTTTTCAACAGAAACTACCTTGTGATGCACCCCGACGATGTGAAGCGCAAGCTCCCATGCAGTTACGTGATGTTTGACCTAAACCACCTCAAGGAAATTAACGACAACTACGGACACAGCAATGGTGATGAATACATACGAAACTTTGCCGAGATTCTAAAGAAGATTCTCCCCGAAAACGCCGAAGCCATCCGCACCGGAGGGGATGAATTTTTGGTGATTATCCCCAAGTTCAACCGCACCAAATGCGAAGCTTTCTTGAACCGTTTCGTTGAGGAGTCTAGGCAAACTCAGGTTCAGGGAATTACGGAAAGCGCGGCCTATGGTTTTGCGGTGCGCACATCGGGCGTCCAAACCGAAGACGAAGTCATTGCGTCAGCCGACAAGCAGATGTACTTGCAAAAGAAAGCGTCACGGGAAGGAAGATAG
- a CDS encoding Rpn family recombination-promoting nuclease/putative transposase — MENNIVAEIKNSHGEMIGEAKTFEEYKGAGVFADLLLDRTFKKAFNPDSQNKVCLIALLNAVLEGEIASPIVDVQSRNKEYSDGSNENRTSIFDLHCIDSAQRRFIIEVQILFQKNIVNRSIYYASQTVVAQGQRGKKYNYELNPVVTVVIMEFNVFADDRYIRRAKLREINGSCISDTLYFAYVELPKFNKPLDELETTLDKALYALKNMKNMTQMPKQYVNTVFELLFSTAKLAKLSKEEQKMIDEAQKAKWDKYAIHKAAIDSGLQQGLEQGLEHGLAQGLEQGLAKGLAKGADQKAREIAKKMLLKKKPVEEIIEFTELSEVDVLAIQADLDKT, encoded by the coding sequence ATGGAAAATAATATTGTGGCTGAAATAAAAAATAGCCATGGTGAAATGATTGGCGAGGCAAAGACTTTCGAAGAATACAAAGGGGCTGGCGTCTTTGCGGATCTTCTTCTCGACAGAACTTTCAAGAAGGCTTTCAATCCTGACTCGCAGAACAAAGTATGTTTGATTGCGCTTTTGAACGCTGTACTTGAAGGAGAAATTGCATCGCCGATTGTGGATGTGCAGTCTCGTAACAAGGAATACAGCGACGGTTCGAATGAAAATCGGACTTCCATCTTCGACTTGCACTGCATCGATTCGGCTCAGCGGAGATTCATCATCGAAGTGCAGATTCTTTTTCAGAAAAACATTGTCAATCGTTCGATTTATTATGCTTCGCAGACGGTCGTTGCTCAGGGGCAACGCGGCAAAAAGTACAATTACGAATTGAACCCTGTTGTTACAGTTGTGATCATGGAATTTAATGTGTTTGCCGATGACCGCTACATCCGTCGGGCAAAACTTCGAGAAATTAATGGGTCTTGCATCAGCGATACTCTTTATTTTGCATATGTAGAACTCCCGAAGTTCAACAAGCCTTTGGACGAACTAGAAACGACGCTCGACAAGGCGCTTTATGCTCTTAAGAATATGAAAAACATGACGCAGATGCCCAAGCAGTATGTGAATACGGTGTTCGAACTCTTGTTTTCGACAGCGAAATTGGCTAAATTATCGAAAGAGGAACAGAAGATGATTGACGAAGCTCAGAAAGCCAAGTGGGATAAATATGCAATCCATAAAGCGGCTATTGATAGCGGCTTGCAGCAAGGTCTCGAACAAGGTCTCGAACATGGTCTCGCACAGGGTCTCGAACAAGGTCTTGCAAAAGGTCTTGCAAAAGGCGCCGATCAAAAAGCTCGCGAAATTGCGAAAAAAATGCTGTTGAAAAAGAAGCCCGTCGAAGAAATTATTGAATTCACGGAGCTTTCTGAAGTTGATGTTTTAGCAATTCAGGCTGATTTAGATAAAACCTGA
- a CDS encoding aspartate aminotransferase family protein codes for MAQSLANSVFEEDKQFIAPLYGKANIEFVRGEGSYLFDKNGKKYLDFVAGIAVNALGHQNAAIKKAVEEQMDSFFHISNLYPNYPQVNLAKALLAATGFDKAFFCNSGTEANEGCIKFARKYFDRKGEKNRQKIVTFINSFHGRTFAALSATGQPAIREGFGSMPGDFVHVPWNDVAALKAEVNSDTCAIMLESLAAEGGVMTVSDEMVAAINSLKKEFGCLVIVDEVQAGMGRLGTFLGLQKHGIDADLVSLAKALGGGLPLGAVLLRQKVADQLKAGDHGTTFGGNPVACAVGLAVVNQIAKPEFLANVEARSAQLKAGLEAIAAKFPAVKGVRGEGLILGLALDESLPVGNVIAAARDEGMMVLSAKGNVLRLLPPLNVSAAECDEALTKLGAAFAAATK; via the coding sequence ATGGCACAATCCTTGGCTAATTCCGTTTTTGAAGAAGACAAGCAGTTTATCGCCCCGCTTTATGGCAAGGCCAATATTGAATTTGTCCGTGGCGAAGGTTCTTACTTGTTCGACAAGAACGGCAAGAAGTATCTTGACTTTGTCGCTGGCATCGCCGTGAACGCTCTCGGCCACCAGAACGCCGCAATCAAGAAGGCTGTCGAAGAACAGATGGACAGCTTCTTCCACATTTCGAACCTTTATCCGAACTACCCGCAGGTGAACCTCGCCAAGGCTCTCCTCGCTGCAACGGGTTTCGACAAGGCATTCTTCTGCAACTCCGGTACCGAAGCTAACGAAGGCTGCATCAAGTTTGCTCGTAAGTATTTCGATCGCAAGGGTGAAAAGAACCGCCAGAAGATCGTGACGTTCATCAACAGCTTCCACGGTCGTACGTTTGCAGCCCTTTCTGCAACGGGTCAGCCGGCTATCCGCGAAGGCTTTGGCTCCATGCCGGGTGACTTTGTTCACGTTCCTTGGAACGATGTCGCAGCCCTCAAGGCCGAAGTCAACAGCGACACTTGCGCTATCATGCTTGAATCTCTCGCTGCTGAAGGTGGCGTGATGACCGTTTCCGATGAAATGGTCGCTGCAATCAACAGCTTGAAGAAAGAATTCGGCTGCCTCGTGATTGTCGACGAAGTCCAGGCAGGTATGGGCCGTCTCGGAACATTCCTTGGCCTCCAGAAGCATGGCATTGATGCTGACCTCGTGTCGCTTGCCAAGGCTCTTGGCGGCGGTCTCCCGCTCGGTGCAGTGCTCCTCCGCCAGAAGGTCGCTGACCAGCTTAAGGCGGGTGATCACGGCACGACGTTTGGTGGTAACCCGGTTGCTTGCGCAGTGGGTCTCGCTGTCGTGAACCAGATTGCAAAGCCGGAATTCCTCGCCAATGTCGAAGCTCGCTCCGCTCAGCTCAAGGCTGGCCTCGAAGCGATTGCTGCTAAGTTCCCGGCAGTGAAGGGCGTGCGTGGTGAAGGCCTTATTCTCGGCCTCGCTCTCGACGAATCCCTCCCGGTCGGTAACGTGATTGCTGCCGCTCGTGACGAAGGCATGATGGTTCTCAGCGCTAAGGGCAACGTGCTCCGTTTGCTCCCGCCGCTGAACGTCTCCGCCGCTGAATGCGACGAAGCTTTGACGAAGCTTGGCGCGGCTTTCGCTGCGGCAACGAAGTAA
- the argB gene encoding acetylglutamate kinase yields MKKVVVKIGGSLAIDEAKLADFVAAVSKLPAMGCQVAVVHGGGKDINENISLLREQPTFIDGLRVTTPSIMKMVEMTLSGHVNKKLVRMLLENNCNAVGLSGVDGKLFEVVKKQGKVDLGLVGEVKKVNPQIVETLWSAGFVPVVSPISIGPDENGKAVSWNVNADTAASELAVALHADQFVLVSDVPGVMDDTKTVIPELTEDASEALIASGVINGGMIPKVRESFKSIERGLKSIHIVGWKDADHFVKQINGELNYGTILG; encoded by the coding sequence ATGAAAAAAGTGGTTGTAAAAATTGGTGGCAGCTTGGCAATCGACGAAGCCAAGTTGGCCGATTTTGTGGCGGCAGTCAGCAAGCTTCCGGCTATGGGCTGCCAAGTGGCCGTGGTACACGGCGGTGGCAAGGACATCAACGAGAACATCTCCTTGCTCCGAGAACAACCCACCTTTATCGACGGTCTCCGAGTCACGACGCCTTCTATCATGAAGATGGTCGAAATGACGCTCTCGGGACACGTCAACAAGAAGCTCGTGCGAATGCTCCTCGAAAACAATTGCAACGCTGTCGGCCTCAGTGGCGTCGATGGCAAGTTGTTTGAAGTGGTCAAGAAGCAGGGCAAGGTGGATCTTGGCCTCGTGGGCGAAGTCAAGAAGGTCAATCCGCAGATTGTGGAAACGCTTTGGTCTGCTGGCTTTGTCCCGGTCGTAAGCCCGATCTCTATCGGTCCGGACGAAAACGGCAAGGCTGTGAGCTGGAACGTGAATGCCGATACTGCCGCAAGCGAACTGGCTGTGGCACTCCACGCTGACCAGTTCGTGCTGGTGAGCGATGTCCCGGGCGTGATGGACGATACCAAGACCGTCATTCCGGAACTCACGGAAGATGCAAGCGAAGCCCTCATTGCTTCTGGCGTCATCAACGGCGGCATGATCCCGAAGGTCCGCGAAAGCTTCAAGAGCATTGAACGTGGCCTCAAGAGCATTCACATTGTCGGCTGGAAGGATGCCGACCACTTTGTAAAACAAATTAATGGAGAACTGAACTATGGCACAATCCTTGGCTAA
- a CDS encoding ferredoxin: MAITKVWLDESSDECVSCGACEATCDAVFSVPEKMVVKEGVDFSAYENEIKDAADSCPAGVIKFS, encoded by the coding sequence ATGGCAATTACGAAAGTTTGGCTCGATGAATCTAGCGACGAATGCGTCTCCTGCGGCGCTTGCGAAGCAACTTGCGATGCAGTCTTCTCCGTTCCGGAAAAGATGGTCGTTAAGGAAGGCGTTGACTTCAGCGCATACGAAAACGAAATCAAGGACGCTGCAGACAGCTGCCCGGCCGGCGTGATCAAGTTCTCGTAA
- a CDS encoding Tex family protein, with the protein MDFSAIIAEELNLEVWRVSKALELMDQGGTIPFIARYRKDQTGTLNEIELRDISHRRDYLQELVDRKETILKSIEEQGKLTPELKAQIEACKDKTLLEDIYAPFKPKKRTRATIAKELGLEPLARLMWAQENTGNTAEEIARIYLSEEKGLADPRAALKGAADILAEEVADNAEYRQYLRNKVEKTGVMVSKVKKDFEKQETKFKDYYDFSEPVSKIPSHRMLALRRGEKEKVLRLSIEVPNEEMIGYLQNQVIKHDSVWKPYLEDMCKDAWERLLQPSMESEVRLLLKDSAEEEAFKVFSKNLQDVLLAAPAGHKAVLALDPGFRTGCKVAVLDKNGKFMDHGIIKPHEPWNDKAGAAVYLMSLIDKYQIDLIAIGNGTASRETDAFCGEMALKFKGKVPPRVIVSEAGASVYSASMIAIAEFPKEDVTTRGAISIGRRLQDPLAELVKVDPQSIGVGQYQHDVNQRELKKRLDEVVESCVNMVGVDVNSASAPLLSHVAGLSNTLSEAIVKYREENGAYASREDLKKVKGFGPKAFEQAAGFMRIPGAENPLDDSAVHPENYALVEKMAEKVGVPVKEMVGNADAVKGIKLDEFLSDEVGRATLEDILKELQKPSRDPRKEFRYAKFDDRIKTINDLVTGSWMEGVVTNVANFGAFVDIGVHQDGLVHISEISDKYVTDAKDVLTVGDVVKVRVVAVDANQKRISLSMKQEQTDGVAGAGVSGPRGQRVGGPRGNFGHRDGGARPQGGIQGHATIADLKNKIAGKERPGMQPQKKPNAAQPAKLNALLKSMKKGF; encoded by the coding sequence ATGGATTTTTCTGCGATTATTGCTGAAGAGCTGAATCTTGAAGTGTGGCGCGTATCTAAGGCGCTCGAACTTATGGACCAGGGGGGCACGATCCCCTTTATCGCCCGTTACCGTAAGGACCAAACGGGTACATTGAACGAAATTGAACTCCGCGACATCAGCCACCGTCGCGACTACCTCCAGGAACTTGTGGACCGCAAGGAAACGATCCTCAAGAGCATCGAGGAACAGGGCAAGCTCACGCCGGAACTCAAGGCTCAGATTGAAGCTTGCAAGGACAAGACTCTTCTCGAAGATATTTACGCTCCGTTCAAGCCGAAGAAGCGTACTCGCGCAACGATTGCAAAGGAACTTGGTCTGGAACCGCTCGCCCGCCTGATGTGGGCTCAGGAAAATACCGGAAACACGGCAGAAGAAATTGCACGCATTTATTTGTCCGAAGAAAAGGGACTTGCCGACCCACGTGCCGCCCTCAAGGGTGCTGCAGACATCCTCGCCGAAGAAGTTGCAGACAACGCCGAATACCGTCAGTACCTCCGCAACAAGGTCGAAAAGACTGGCGTCATGGTTTCCAAGGTCAAGAAGGATTTCGAAAAGCAAGAAACCAAGTTCAAGGACTACTACGACTTTAGCGAACCGGTCTCCAAGATCCCGAGCCACCGTATGCTCGCTCTCCGCCGTGGCGAAAAGGAAAAGGTGCTTCGCCTCTCCATCGAAGTCCCGAACGAAGAAATGATCGGTTATCTCCAGAATCAGGTCATCAAGCACGACTCTGTCTGGAAGCCGTACCTCGAAGATATGTGCAAGGACGCTTGGGAACGCCTGCTCCAGCCGAGCATGGAAAGCGAAGTGCGCCTCCTCCTCAAGGACAGCGCCGAAGAAGAAGCTTTCAAGGTGTTCTCCAAGAATCTCCAGGACGTTTTGCTCGCCGCTCCGGCAGGCCACAAGGCTGTGCTCGCCCTCGACCCGGGTTTCCGTACGGGTTGCAAGGTCGCTGTGCTCGACAAGAACGGCAAGTTCATGGATCACGGCATCATCAAGCCGCATGAACCGTGGAACGACAAGGCCGGTGCCGCAGTTTATCTGATGAGCCTCATCGACAAGTATCAGATTGACCTCATCGCAATCGGTAACGGTACGGCAAGCCGCGAAACGGACGCTTTCTGTGGCGAAATGGCTCTCAAGTTCAAGGGCAAGGTTCCGCCGCGCGTTATCGTCTCCGAAGCCGGTGCATCTGTCTATAGCGCAAGCATGATTGCTATCGCCGAATTCCCGAAGGAAGACGTGACGACCCGTGGTGCTATTTCCATTGGCCGCCGCTTGCAGGACCCGCTCGCTGAACTTGTCAAGGTCGATCCGCAGTCCATTGGCGTGGGCCAGTACCAGCACGACGTGAACCAGCGCGAACTCAAGAAGCGCTTGGACGAAGTCGTGGAAAGCTGCGTGAACATGGTCGGTGTTGACGTGAACAGCGCTTCTGCTCCGCTCCTCTCTCACGTGGCAGGCCTCAGCAACACGCTCTCTGAAGCTATTGTGAAGTACCGTGAAGAAAATGGCGCTTATGCAAGCCGTGAAGATTTGAAGAAGGTCAAGGGCTTTGGTCCGAAGGCTTTCGAACAGGCCGCAGGCTTTATGCGTATCCCGGGTGCAGAAAACCCGCTCGACGATTCCGCCGTGCATCCTGAAAACTACGCCCTCGTCGAAAAGATGGCTGAAAAGGTCGGTGTTCCGGTCAAGGAAATGGTCGGCAATGCAGACGCCGTGAAGGGCATCAAGCTCGACGAATTCCTCTCCGACGAAGTCGGTCGTGCTACTTTGGAAGATATCCTCAAGGAACTCCAGAAGCCGAGCCGCGACCCGCGTAAGGAATTCCGTTATGCTAAGTTCGATGACCGCATCAAGACCATCAACGACCTCGTGACGGGTAGCTGGATGGAAGGTGTCGTGACCAACGTTGCTAACTTCGGTGCTTTCGTGGACATCGGCGTGCATCAGGACGGTCTCGTTCACATTTCTGAAATCAGCGACAAGTATGTGACGGACGCTAAGGACGTGCTTACGGTCGGTGACGTGGTGAAGGTTCGCGTGGTTGCAGTCGATGCTAACCAGAAGCGCATCAGCCTTTCCATGAAGCAGGAACAGACGGACGGTGTTGCCGGTGCTGGCGTGAGCGGTCCTCGCGGTCAGCGCGTGGGTGGCCCGCGTGGTAACTTCGGTCATCGCGACGGTGGTGCTCGCCCGCAGGGTGGCATTCAGGGACATGCAACGATTGCCGACCTCAAGAACAAAATTGCCGGTAAGGAACGCCCGGGCATGCAGCCGCAGAAGAAGCCGAATGCAGCCCAGCCCGCCAAGCTGAACGCTCTTCTTAAATCTATGAAGAAGGGCTTCTAG
- a CDS encoding glycoside hydrolase family 11 protein, translating into MKNSKFFVLSLAVAFATEAYSQDFCNTATHSGESTVVTSNDINDIGNYSYELWADIGNNSATFYTDGSFSCEFNNVNDYLCREGIRYGMNSGLKYTDLGHLYADFKLTDPSFKSYSNVTYSYIGVYGWSQDPLIEWYIVDTWSPYRPNWIGKSTANCDECGLRGTITVDGAVYEVYVDKVQRGSIEGENTPFTQYFSVRKTKRACGTIDITAHFDGWKSLGLELGNSMYEAKVLGEAGQYPENGNASGTLDFAYAKVYTGEASSTALPQFAPKTNTITSAQVFDMQGKFLGNVNATSDIQSAIKNKFHSTGIYMVKLGSAMKSVSVK; encoded by the coding sequence ATGAAAAATTCAAAATTTTTCGTTTTGAGTCTTGCCGTTGCATTTGCCACAGAAGCCTATTCCCAGGATTTTTGCAACACAGCAACCCACAGCGGCGAAAGCACGGTCGTCACTTCCAACGACATCAACGATATCGGTAACTATAGTTACGAACTTTGGGCCGACATCGGCAACAACTCCGCCACGTTCTACACCGACGGCTCATTCTCCTGCGAATTCAACAACGTGAACGATTACCTCTGCCGCGAAGGCATCCGCTACGGCATGAACAGCGGGCTCAAGTACACTGACCTCGGACACCTTTACGCCGACTTCAAGCTGACCGACCCGTCTTTCAAAAGCTACTCCAACGTGACGTACTCCTACATCGGCGTTTATGGCTGGTCGCAAGACCCGCTCATCGAATGGTACATCGTCGACACCTGGAGCCCGTATCGTCCGAACTGGATCGGCAAATCTACAGCAAACTGTGACGAATGCGGTCTGCGCGGCACCATCACCGTTGACGGTGCGGTCTATGAAGTCTACGTCGACAAAGTCCAGCGCGGATCCATCGAAGGCGAAAACACTCCCTTCACGCAATATTTCAGCGTGCGCAAGACCAAACGCGCCTGCGGCACCATCGATATTACCGCCCACTTTGACGGCTGGAAGAGCTTAGGTCTTGAACTCGGCAACTCCATGTACGAAGCAAAAGTTCTCGGCGAAGCGGGCCAATACCCCGAAAACGGGAACGCCTCCGGCACACTCGACTTCGCCTACGCCAAGGTCTACACAGGCGAAGCAAGCTCCACGGCCCTTCCCCAATTTGCACCGAAAACAAACACAATCACTAGCGCACAGGTTTTCGATATGCAGGGCAAATTCCTCGGAAACGTAAATGCCACAAGCGATATCCAGAGCGCCATCAAGAACAAGTTCCATAGCACCGGTATTTATATGGTAAAGCTCGGCTCTGCAATGAAGAGCGTTTCCGTAAAATAA